From a region of the Alnus glutinosa chromosome 1, dhAlnGlut1.1, whole genome shotgun sequence genome:
- the LOC133872746 gene encoding GATA transcription factor 1 — protein sequence MEAPGTTACFVDDLLNFASDIGEEDDEEENPRRPLASLDPSPEEDLEWISNKDSFPKVETVADFLSEHPESLSKHHSPVSVLESSTTSTHSNNSNSNSTTLISCCGSLKVPVRARSKRRRTRRRDMPCQLQHWWTRQQPSRKPKPVSATTTIGRQCQHCGAEKTPQWRAGPAGPKTLCNACGVRYKSGRLVPEYRPASSPTYSAEVHSNSHRKILEMRKHKHVGMGMVVKPVDKG from the exons ATGGAAGCTCCTGGCACGACGGCTTGCTTTGTGGACGACCTGCTGAACTTCGCGTCCGACATAGGCGAGGAAGACGACGAAGAAGAAAATCCCAGAAGGCCTCTTGCTTCGCTTGACCCCAGCCCT GAGGAAGACCTAGAATGGATATCGAACAAGGATTCGTTCCCGAAAGTGGAAACAGTCGCCGACTTCCTCTCGGAGCACCCGGAAAGCCTGTCCAAGCACCACAGCCCCGTGTCGGTGCTTGAGAGCAGCACCACCAGCACCCACAGcaacaacagcaacagcaacagcacGACTCTTATTAGCTGCTGCGGCAGCCTCAAGGTGCCCGTGCGGGCGCGCAGCAAGCGACGCCGGACGCGTCGCCGCGACATGCCGTGCCAGCTGCAGCACTGGTGGACCCGCCAGCAACCCAGCAGGAAGCCCAAACCGGTGTCCGCCACCACCACGATTGGGAGGCAGTGTCAGCATTGCGGGGCCGAAAAGACCCCGCAATGGCGGGCGGGGCCGGCCGGGCCCAAAACACTCTGTAATGCTTGCGGGGTGCGGTACAAGTCCGGGCGGCTCGTGCCCGAGTACCGCCCGGCCAGCAGCCCGACATACTCAGCCGAGGTGCATTCGAATTCGCACAGGAAGATACTGGAGATGAGGAAGCACAAGCATGTGGGGATGGGGATGGTAGTGAAGCCTGTGGATAAAGGGTAG